The genomic interval CCTGAATCTCCGAGAGGCGTTCGAGCGAGATCTTCGCATCCTGCGTCGCCTGCACGAACTGGATGAACTGCGACAGCGGTGCGTTGAGCTGGCCGATGATATATTGCAGGGCGACCATCATGCCGAGGGTCATGTGGCCCTCGATGACGGCCGAGGCGGCGAGGAACGAGATGACGACGTTCTTGGTCTGATCGATGAACGTGCCGCCCACCTCCTGCGTCTGCCCCAGCACGAGCCCTTTGATGGAGACCTGGAACAGCCGCGCCTGGATGCGCTCCCATTCCCAGCGTTTCTGCTTTTCGCAGTCGTTGAGCTTGATGTCCTGCATGCCGTCGATGAGCTGCACGATATTGCTCTGGTTGGCTGCCGCCTCTTGGAAGCGCATGTAGTCGAGCTTGCGGCGGCGCTTCATGAAGAGCAGAATCCAGCCGATGTAGAGCGCACTGCCCGACAGGAAGATGCCGAGTATCGTCGGGTCGTAGCCGCCCATGACGGCTCCGTAGATGACGAACGACACGACGGCCATCGCCATGCTCAGCAGCGAACCCGTGAGGAACGACTGGATGCGGTCGTAGTCATCGATTCTTTGCATGATGTCGCCCACCATCTTCGAATCGAAGAACGCGATGGGAAGACGCATGAGCTTGGCCAGAAAGTCCGAGATAAGTGAGATGCTGATGCGCACGGTCATGTGGAGCATGAGCCACGAGCGGATGAGGTTGTTGGCCAGCTGGCTCAGTGTCAGCACCACCTGAGCGACGAGCATCATCACCACGAACGAGAGGTTGCCCGTGCCGATGCCCTTGTCCACGACCGACTGCGTGAGGAACGGCAGGATCAGGCTCAGTATGCTGGCTGTGAGCATCGCCAGCGCAAGCTGTGCAAGGTAGCTTTTGTAGGGACGCAGGTATTGCAGCAGATAACCCAGTTTCAGCCGCTTGTCTTCGTCGCCTTTCTCGCGGTAGAAGGCCGGTGTGGGCTCCAGAAGCAGGGCGATGCCATATCGGGATGCAGCAGAAGGCGCAGCTGCTGAACTGTCCGATATGTTGAATGATTTACAATCGCTTTGTATCCACGATTTCAGAAATTGGGCTTCTCTGTATTTCAACAGTCCTGCGGCTGGATCGGAAATATGAATC from Alistipes dispar carries:
- a CDS encoding peptidase domain-containing ABC transporter; the protein is MVFPSFTQLDAMDCGPTSLKIVAQYYGKHYSLQNLRERCHITREGVSLLGISDAAESIGFRTTGVKMTWEQLREKATLPCIVHWNQQHFVVVYKIVKIHNGWEIHISDPAAGLLKYREAQFLKSWIQSDCKSFNISDSSAAAPSAASRYGIALLLEPTPAFYREKGDEDKRLKLGYLLQYLRPYKSYLAQLALAMLTASILSLILPFLTQSVVDKGIGTGNLSFVVMMLVAQVVLTLSQLANNLIRSWLMLHMTVRISISLISDFLAKLMRLPIAFFDSKMVGDIMQRIDDYDRIQSFLTGSLLSMAMAVVSFVIYGAVMGGYDPTILGIFLSGSALYIGWILLFMKRRRKLDYMRFQEAAANQSNIVQLIDGMQDIKLNDCEKQKRWEWERIQARLFQVSIKGLVLGQTQEVGGTFIDQTKNVVISFLAASAVIEGHMTLGMMVALQYIIGQLNAPLSQFIQFVQATQDAKISLERLSEIQEKDDEEPAEEERIRMIPDNADIEFRGVTFQYDGPHSAKALDDVSVTIPADKVTAIVGASGSGKTTMLKLMLGFYTPTSGEVLLHDRRIAQYSPSCWRRACGTVMQEGYIFSDTIAGNIGVSDERPDMERVRRATRIANIDTFIDELPLGYNTKIGTDGHGLSVGQKQRLLIARAAYKDAKYLFFDEATNSLDANNERTIMERLDRLFENKTVVVVAHRLSTVRNADKIVVLDRGRIVEQGTHDELTAKRGYYYELVRNQLELGN